CCAGAGAGCGCAGCTTGTTCACCAGCAGCTGCCGCCGTACCGAAGACTCGAAATTCTCGAACATCACCGGGTTGGAGCGATACAGCTTCTCGTAGCGCTCGCGCCCCACGAAAGCGCCGTTCTGCTGGAAGGAAGGATCCTTCATGACGGCCTCGGCCACTTCCTGCCCCGTCACGCTCAGTCCGGCACGGCCCGCCTCTTTTTCCAGCAGGTCTCCGTCGATGAGCCGGTTGACGGCCGTAAGCCCTATCCTCAGGTAGGCGCGCTGGGAGTCGTACTGCGCCCCCAGCAGCTGGCGGTAGGTCGAATCGAGATTCCTCGCCTCGTCCTGGAATCTCTGGACGGAGATCACCTCGCCGTCCACCCGGGCGGCCCAGTCGGTGCGGTTGGCATCCTTCGTCCCGCTGACCAGGGCGCCGATGCCGTAGACGAACCCCAGAACGAAGGAGGCGATCACGATCCAGAGCACCCACTTGAGGTGCTTGAACTTCTCCCGAAAGACATTGAGCATGCCGACTCCCCGCGAGCCGGATCCGGAATCGGACCCAGCCGACCGTTTCCCGCCTCGTTAACCGGTTGGAACCGTGCATTCTAGCGGAATCGTGCTCGCCGGATCAAGACGGACCGGCGGGCCGGGCGGCGGGCTTCTCCTTTTGTTTCAAAGCGGTTGCCCTGCGGGACTTTCTTCCTATATTTGACCCGGTGGCGGGACCGGACCGTCTCCGGAGATCCCGCTCGTGAGCCTCGTGTCCGTTTTACGCACGAAAAGGGGCGCTCGCCGATGACAACCGGCCGACAGGCGGCACAGGGAAACATCCTGCTGGACTGGTTCACGGTCTCCTATCGGAGCATCGTGCTCGCCCTCGTTTTCCTGGTCGGCGCGGGGGGCGCGGTGTTCCTCTACTTCTACCTCAAGGCCGCCACGGGCGACACTCCGGAGGGAGCGGCCCTGCAGGAGCTGACCCGGGCCGAGCGATTGTTCTCGGAAGCCGAGTCGGCGGCGCACGGCGAGCAGGCCGCGCCGGTGATCAACCAGGCGGGACGCCTTCTCGAGTCGGCGCGCCGCACCTTCCGCGATCATGAGTTCGAGGAGAGCCGGGGGCTGTCGGTACAGTCCCAGGGCTTCTCGCGCAAGATTCTGGACAGCTCGACCGCCGAGAGCAGCTTCACCGCCAAGATCTACCGCTTCGAAGGGGACGTGAAGATAAAGCGGGTGAAGCAGTTCGTGTGGGAGACCATCACCGGGAACCTGGCCCTCAAGGTGGGGGACCAGATCAAGACCTCCTCCAGCGGCAGCGCGCAGATCGTCTATTTCGACGGCACCATCACCACCCTGAAGCCCGGCTCGCTCCTGGAGATCCGCGAGCTGTTCGAGGACCCCGCCACCAAGGTGCGCAAGGTCCGTGAGCGTCTGAACTTCGGCGGTGTGCACGCCGCCACCCAGGGCGGCAATGCGCAAGGCTCCTTCCACGAGGTCTCCACCGAGACGACGATTGCCCGCACCCAGGACCGGGCGCAGATGTCGATGGAGTTCGACGCGGCCGCACGGACGACGCGCACGTCGGTGGAGAGCGGCGAGGCCGAAGTCTCCACCGGGGGCAGCTCGGTGAAGCTTGCCTCCCTCGAAAGCGTGACGGTGCCTGCCGAAGGGAAGCTTTCGCCCAAGGAGAACATCCTTTCCTCGCCCTCGCTGGTGGAGCCGATCGACCAGCGCGTCTTCATGTTCGTGCCCGGCAAGGAGTCCAGCACGACCTTGAAGTGGGATCGGGTCGCGGCCGCCTCGGCCTATCGCCTGCAGATCTCCCAGCAGCCGCTGTTCGGGCTGCTGCTGCTCAACAAGCCCGACATCACATCCACCTCGGTCGTGCTTCCCGATCTGGCGGGGGGCAGCTACTACTGGCGCGTGGCGGCACGCGACGGAGCTGGCAACGAAGGGGCCTTCTCGGAGATCCGCAAGTTCCGCGTCGGCTCGGAGCGCGAGCGTGGTCCCGAGGACCGGGTGCCGCCGGCGCTGCAGCTGGTGGATTTCATGCCCAGCGGCGCTCTGGTGATCATTCGCGGCCGCACCGAGGCCGCCGCCAGCGTGGCCATCGACGGACAGATGGTCGACGTCGAGGACGACGGCGCCTTCACGGCGGTGGTGAAGATGAAGCACGACGGGCCCAACACGCTGGAAATCGTCGCCCAGGACACGGCCGGCAACGAAACGCGCCTCAAGAAGAACGTCTACGTGGAGACTTTCTGATGGCGGCGGCGCCGGAAATCCTGCTGCTGCTGGACGAGGAGAGCAACTCGCGCGACATGGTGACTTCCGGCGGCGGCGCGACGGCGCGCCTGCGCGTGCTGCGCTGGGACCGGGTGCGCGGAGAAGACCTGGCGAGCCCCGAGCTGCGCGCCGTGGTCTTCGAGGACGGGGCCTCCCCCGATCGACGGCGGCGCGCGGCTTTGCTGAAGGAGGTACCCGACCATGTCGCGCGGGTCTCGCTGGCGCCTCAGGGGAGCCGCGGCGCCGCGCGGCGCGCCACGGCGTCGGACCTGCGCCTCGCCCCGCCCGTGGATCTCGGCACCCTGTCACGCCTGGTGTCGCTGCAGCGCCGGTGCTTCGACCTGGAGGAGGCGTCGCGGCGGTCGCGGCGGGTGGCCGGGCAGCTCTCACGGCAGATCAATACGGCGGCGGAAGTGCTGCGCGCCTGCAATGCGGAAGCGGAGCCTCGTCGGATCGCCGAGGCGGCGATCGCCCTCGTCCACCGGCACTGCCCGGCCGAGGCCTGGTCGGTGCTCCTCCTCGACGCGGAGAAGAGCTGCCTGATCATCGAGGCGGCGGATGGACCGGGAATGGTGAACTGGCTGGGACGCCGGGTGGGTGTGGGCGAGGGAGTCGCCGGCAGGGCGCTGCGCTCCCGCCAGCCTCTGGCACTGCCGCGCGGTCCGGCGGGTAGTCCCGAGATTCCCGCGGAGCTGGCCTGGAGCCAAATCCTCGCCGTTCCGCTCCTGAGCCGGGGAAAGGCGATCGGAGTTGCCGAGCTGATGCGTGCCGCCTCCGGCAACCCGTTCCGCCGGCGCGACGCGCGCGTCGTGTCGCTGCTGCTCGAGCCGATGGCGGTGGCCCTCGAGAACAATCAGCTGCTGCGGGTCTCGCAGGAGCTGTCGGTCACCGACGATTTGACGAAGCTCTACAACTCGCGCTACCTGAATGCTTCGCTGTCGCGCGAGGTCCAGAGGGCCCGCCGCTATCGCTCCCAGGTGTCGCTGATCTTCCTGGACCTGGACGGCTTCAAGAACGTGAACGACCAGCACGGCCACCTGGCGGGGAGCCGGGCGCTGGTCGAGGTCGGGGCGGTGATCCGCCACATGGTCCGCGAGATCGACATCGTCTGCCGCTTCGGCGGGGACGAGTTCACGGTGATCCTCCCGCAAACCGGCTCCGAAGGGGCGCGCGTCATCGCCGAAAGGATCCGCCAGCGCCTGGAGGAGACGATTTTCCTGGAGACCTTCTCGCTCGCGGTGCGCATCACGGCGAGTTTCGGAGTCGCCACCTTCCCGGATCACGCTCTGTCCGAGAAGTCCTTGATTCAAAAGGCGGACGAGGCGATGTACCGGGTCAAGGGCCATGGCAAGAACGCCGTCGCTGAGGCACTGACGGAAGTTTGACAAGGAATGTCCGGGAACCTATATTGAGTCGGTCGCGGGGCAAGCGGTTTTGTTTCGAACCGGTTACGGAATAGAGGGCGACCAGCTGTGATGGCCAAGAACGGGATGGGTTGGAGCCCCCGATCGATTCTCAGCCTTTTCTCCAATGATCTGGCGATCGACCTGGGAACGGCCAATACCCTGGTTTACGCGCGGGGTAAAGGCATCGTGGTGTGCGAACCGTCCATCATCGCGGTCAACCAGAAAACCGGAAAGGTGGAGGCGGTCGGCAAGGAAGCGAAAGAGATGCTGGGGCGTACCCCTGGGAACATCATTGCCATCCGGCCCATGAAAGACGGCGTCATCGCCGATTTCGAGCACACCGAGAAGATGCTCGACCACTTCATCAAGAAGGCCCACAACCGCTCCCTGGGGGTGCGCCCGCGCATCGTCATCGGCGTTCCCTCCGAGATCACGCAGGTGGAGAAGCGGGCCGTCAAGGATTCCGCCTACCGCGCCAAGGCCTCCGAGGTCTACCTCGTGGAGCAGGCGATGGTCGCCGCCGTGGGTGCCGGACTGCCCGTCACCGAGCCCACCGGGAACATGGTGGTCGACATCGGCGGCGGCACCACCGACGTGGCGGTCATCTCGATGGCCGGGATCGTCTACAGCCGGTCCGTGAGGATCGCGGGCAACAAGATGGACGAGGACATCGTCCAGTACATCAAGCGCAAGTACAACCTGCTGGTGGGGGAGCGCACGGCGGAGGAGATCAAGATCAACATCGGCTCGGCCTTCCCTCTCGAGGAGGAGCTGACCATGGAGATCAAGGGAAGGGACCTGGTGGAGGGGATTCCCAAGACCCTGGTGGTCTCCGACGAGGAGATCCGCGAGGCCCTTTCGGAAACCGTGTCGAACATCATCGAGGCGGTCCGCGTGGCCCTCGAGCAGACGCCGCCGGAGCTTAGCGCTGACATCGTGGACAAGGGGATCGTGCTCACGGGGGGCGGGTCCCTGCTGAAGAACCTGGACAAGAGGCTGCGGGAGGAGACGGGCCTTCCCGTCTCCATGGCGGACGACCCGCTCGCCTCGGTGGTGCTGGGGACCGGAAAGATGCTCAACGATTTCAATCTTCTCCGGAAGATCTCCATCGACTGACGTCCCCTGACACGCCGCGCTCCCCGCCGGGACACGCTTCCGACCATGGCGATGAACAAATCCTTCCCGGAGCGCAGGCCCTTTCTCCTGCTCATACTCATTCTGGCGTCGCTTCTGGTCCTCATGTCC
This DNA window, taken from Candidatus Polarisedimenticolia bacterium, encodes the following:
- a CDS encoding FecR domain-containing protein yields the protein MTTGRQAAQGNILLDWFTVSYRSIVLALVFLVGAGGAVFLYFYLKAATGDTPEGAALQELTRAERLFSEAESAAHGEQAAPVINQAGRLLESARRTFRDHEFEESRGLSVQSQGFSRKILDSSTAESSFTAKIYRFEGDVKIKRVKQFVWETITGNLALKVGDQIKTSSSGSAQIVYFDGTITTLKPGSLLEIRELFEDPATKVRKVRERLNFGGVHAATQGGNAQGSFHEVSTETTIARTQDRAQMSMEFDAAARTTRTSVESGEAEVSTGGSSVKLASLESVTVPAEGKLSPKENILSSPSLVEPIDQRVFMFVPGKESSTTLKWDRVAAASAYRLQISQQPLFGLLLLNKPDITSTSVVLPDLAGGSYYWRVAARDGAGNEGAFSEIRKFRVGSERERGPEDRVPPALQLVDFMPSGALVIIRGRTEAAASVAIDGQMVDVEDDGAFTAVVKMKHDGPNTLEIVAQDTAGNETRLKKNVYVETF
- a CDS encoding sensor domain-containing diguanylate cyclase, translated to MAAAPEILLLLDEESNSRDMVTSGGGATARLRVLRWDRVRGEDLASPELRAVVFEDGASPDRRRRAALLKEVPDHVARVSLAPQGSRGAARRATASDLRLAPPVDLGTLSRLVSLQRRCFDLEEASRRSRRVAGQLSRQINTAAEVLRACNAEAEPRRIAEAAIALVHRHCPAEAWSVLLLDAEKSCLIIEAADGPGMVNWLGRRVGVGEGVAGRALRSRQPLALPRGPAGSPEIPAELAWSQILAVPLLSRGKAIGVAELMRAASGNPFRRRDARVVSLLLEPMAVALENNQLLRVSQELSVTDDLTKLYNSRYLNASLSREVQRARRYRSQVSLIFLDLDGFKNVNDQHGHLAGSRALVEVGAVIRHMVREIDIVCRFGGDEFTVILPQTGSEGARVIAERIRQRLEETIFLETFSLAVRITASFGVATFPDHALSEKSLIQKADEAMYRVKGHGKNAVAEALTEV
- a CDS encoding rod shape-determining protein, coding for MAKNGMGWSPRSILSLFSNDLAIDLGTANTLVYARGKGIVVCEPSIIAVNQKTGKVEAVGKEAKEMLGRTPGNIIAIRPMKDGVIADFEHTEKMLDHFIKKAHNRSLGVRPRIVIGVPSEITQVEKRAVKDSAYRAKASEVYLVEQAMVAAVGAGLPVTEPTGNMVVDIGGGTTDVAVISMAGIVYSRSVRIAGNKMDEDIVQYIKRKYNLLVGERTAEEIKINIGSAFPLEEELTMEIKGRDLVEGIPKTLVVSDEEIREALSETVSNIIEAVRVALEQTPPELSADIVDKGIVLTGGGSLLKNLDKRLREETGLPVSMADDPLASVVLGTGKMLNDFNLLRKISID